In Pedobacter sp. W3I1, one DNA window encodes the following:
- a CDS encoding RluA family pseudouridine synthase, giving the protein MPITDNDILFEDNHLIAINKRAGDIVQVDETGDEPLDEQVKKYIAKKYNKPNGAFLGVVHRLDRPVSGVILFAKTSKALERMNAVFKNREVKKTYWAVVKNKPEKESATLIHWLVKNPQKNVVSYYNTEVTGSQRAELSYKVKAKVGDYYLLEVDPLTGRSHQIRVQLSSMGCPIMGDNKYGYPRGSRKGSICLHARRLQFIHPVKKEPVNIFAKLPVDGFWERFEDL; this is encoded by the coding sequence ATGCCCATTACCGATAACGACATCCTTTTTGAAGATAATCATTTAATCGCCATTAATAAAAGGGCGGGTGATATTGTGCAGGTGGATGAAACTGGCGATGAGCCTTTGGATGAACAGGTTAAAAAGTATATTGCTAAGAAGTACAATAAACCCAATGGCGCTTTTTTAGGGGTAGTGCATCGTTTAGACCGGCCGGTGAGTGGTGTAATTTTGTTTGCTAAAACCAGTAAGGCTTTAGAACGGATGAATGCTGTTTTTAAAAACAGGGAAGTAAAGAAAACCTATTGGGCAGTGGTGAAAAACAAACCAGAAAAAGAGTCAGCTACTTTGATCCACTGGTTAGTTAAAAACCCACAGAAAAATGTAGTTTCTTATTATAATACAGAAGTTACCGGCAGTCAGCGTGCGGAGCTTTCTTACAAAGTAAAAGCTAAGGTTGGCGATTATTATCTTTTGGAGGTAGATCCATTAACCGGACGTTCGCATCAGATTAGGGTTCAGCTCTCATCAATGGGGTGCCCGATTATGGGTGATAATAAATACGGTTATCCGCGAGGAAGCAGAAAAGGAAGTATTTGCCTACATGCCCGTCGCTTACAATTTATACATCCGGTAAAAAAAGAACCTGTAAATATATTCGCCAAATTACCTGTTGATGGGTTTTGGGAACGGTTTGAAGATTTATAG